From the genome of Hydrogenophilus thermoluteolus, one region includes:
- the lptB gene encoding LPS export ABC transporter ATP-binding protein: MSLLIVENLRKRFGARAVVDGVSLTVAPGEIVGLLGPNGAGKTTCFYLIVGLIRADEGRIQLSEHDITHLPIHRRARYGLAYLPQEASIFRQLSVRENIRAVLELHGVPAPQRAQREMALLEELGIAHLADQPSVALSGGERRRLEIARALATDPRLILLDEPFAGVDPIAVLEIQRIIRFLQSRGVSVLITDHNVRETLGICDRASILADGQVIASGTPHEIVAHSEVRRVYLGEQFRL; encoded by the coding sequence ATGTCGCTCTTGATCGTCGAAAACCTGCGCAAGCGTTTCGGCGCACGCGCCGTCGTCGATGGGGTCTCTTTGACCGTCGCGCCCGGCGAGATCGTCGGCTTGCTGGGACCGAACGGCGCGGGCAAAACCACCTGCTTCTACCTCATCGTCGGGCTCATTCGCGCTGACGAAGGGCGCATCCAGCTCTCGGAGCACGACATCACCCACCTGCCCATCCACCGCCGCGCCCGCTACGGGCTCGCTTACCTACCACAAGAGGCGAGCATCTTCCGTCAACTCTCCGTTCGGGAGAACATCCGTGCGGTACTGGAATTGCACGGCGTTCCCGCGCCGCAGCGCGCCCAGCGGGAAATGGCGCTCCTCGAAGAGCTGGGGATCGCCCACCTGGCCGATCAACCCAGTGTGGCCCTCTCCGGTGGCGAACGGCGACGGCTCGAAATCGCGCGCGCGCTCGCGACCGACCCGCGGCTCATCCTCCTCGACGAACCTTTCGCCGGAGTCGACCCGATCGCGGTCCTCGAAATCCAACGGATCATCCGCTTCCTGCAAAGCCGAGGTGTGTCGGTGCTCATCACCGACCACAACGTGCGCGAAACGCTCGGGATCTGTGACCGCGCGTCGATCCTCGCCGACGGCCAAGTGATCGCCTCCGGAACCCCGCACGAGATCGTTGCCCACAGCGAAGTCCGCCGCGTCTATCTCGGCGAACAGTTCCGCCTATGA
- a CDS encoding efflux RND transporter periplasmic adaptor subunit: MSIGKKRGATQGEGVPDALRASSRPMSSLLRCVVWVFAAASVWGPLGNAAQAEQTASKPTAAAGKASQPLPTVVVVRAVRETVVVETDVPGRLAASRKAEVRARVEGIVEAQRYREGSEVQAGQTLFALDDRPYRAALQAAEALVAQRRAELKRQEALVRQGFASPQTLDVARANLAAAEAQKTQAALNLEYAKVPAPIAGRAGRALVTEGALVGHGEATLLTTIEVLDPIHALITEPQAQWLARRTLAHLPPPRLVIDDAVVAMGEWIVSDAAVDPATGTVTSKVAFPNPDRRWLPGMFVKVRVPVAEREAVVVPQRALVSNSAGLFVWVVADGQARLQPVTLGGFSGENVVVASGLNGGEAVVVSGQARLQPPGGPVTVQE; the protein is encoded by the coding sequence ATGAGCATAGGGAAGAAGCGCGGCGCGACGCAGGGCGAAGGGGTACCCGATGCGCTGCGGGCATCGTCGCGACCGATGTCGTCCTTACTGCGGTGTGTCGTGTGGGTGTTTGCCGCAGCGTCGGTATGGGGGCCGCTCGGGAACGCGGCGCAGGCCGAGCAAACGGCGTCGAAGCCGACGGCAGCGGCGGGCAAGGCGTCGCAACCGTTGCCGACGGTGGTCGTGGTGCGCGCGGTTCGCGAAACCGTCGTGGTCGAAACCGACGTCCCGGGGCGGCTTGCCGCAAGCCGCAAAGCCGAGGTGCGCGCGCGGGTGGAAGGGATCGTCGAAGCGCAACGCTACCGCGAAGGGAGCGAAGTGCAGGCGGGGCAGACCCTCTTTGCGCTCGACGACCGCCCCTACCGTGCTGCGCTTCAGGCGGCCGAAGCGCTCGTTGCGCAGCGGCGGGCCGAGCTGAAGCGGCAAGAGGCGCTGGTGCGCCAAGGGTTCGCTTCGCCCCAGACGCTCGACGTGGCGCGCGCCAATCTGGCGGCCGCCGAGGCGCAAAAGACCCAAGCGGCGCTCAATCTCGAATATGCCAAAGTGCCCGCGCCGATCGCCGGACGGGCGGGACGCGCACTGGTGACCGAGGGGGCGCTCGTCGGGCACGGGGAGGCGACGCTGCTCACGACGATCGAGGTGCTCGACCCGATCCATGCGTTGATTACCGAACCGCAGGCGCAGTGGTTGGCGCGGCGCACGCTCGCGCATCTGCCGCCCCCCCGCTTGGTGATCGACGATGCGGTGGTCGCGATGGGCGAATGGATCGTTTCGGATGCTGCGGTCGACCCGGCAACCGGGACGGTGACGTCGAAAGTGGCGTTTCCCAATCCCGATCGACGGTGGTTGCCTGGGATGTTCGTGAAGGTCCGGGTGCCGGTCGCGGAGCGCGAAGCGGTGGTGGTACCGCAACGCGCGCTGGTTTCCAATAGCGCCGGGCTCTTCGTCTGGGTAGTTGCCGACGGGCAAGCGCGGCTGCAACCGGTAACGCTGGGTGGATTTTCGGGGGAGAACGTCGTCGTTGCTTCGGGCCTGAACGGGGGCGAAGCGGTGGTGGTTTCCGGCCAGGCGCGGCTGCAGCCGCCGGGTGGGCCGGTGACGGTGCAGGAGTGA
- a CDS encoding regulatory protein RecX, whose amino-acid sequence MSPVRSASAHTSASPWSIALRLLARREYTRAELAAALARRGIAEETVAELLERAERHGFLSDRRAASLHARRLAERQGNRAIAYRLHARGVSDADVAQALAETEAELGDERERAAAVWRKKFRSPPTTPQAWQKQARFLAARGFSWETIRALLSDPPEDVALPPDV is encoded by the coding sequence ATGAGCCCCGTTCGTTCCGCCTCCGCACACACGAGCGCGTCACCGTGGTCGATCGCGCTGCGCCTCTTGGCCCGCCGCGAATACACGCGTGCCGAACTCGCCGCGGCGCTCGCGCGGCGCGGGATAGCGGAGGAGACCGTAGCGGAACTGCTGGAACGCGCCGAACGGCACGGTTTTTTGAGCGACCGGCGCGCTGCGTCGCTCCATGCCCGACGGCTCGCCGAACGGCAAGGCAACCGCGCGATTGCCTACCGGCTCCACGCCCGTGGGGTGAGCGACGCGGACGTCGCGCAGGCGCTCGCTGAAACCGAAGCCGAACTGGGTGACGAGCGCGAACGCGCCGCTGCGGTCTGGCGCAAGAAATTCCGATCCCCGCCCACGACCCCGCAGGCGTGGCAGAAGCAAGCCCGCTTTCTGGCAGCGCGCGGCTTTTCGTGGGAGACGATCCGCGCGCTCCTCTCCGACCCGCCCGAAGACGTGGCGCTGCCACCGGATGTCTGA
- the recA gene encoding recombinase RecA: protein MNEEKRKALQAALAQIERQYGKGAVMSLGQDRVERNIEAISTGSLGLDIALGIGGLPRGRVIEIYGPESSGKTTLTLHVIAEAQKLGGVAAFIDAEHALDVQYAKKLGVQIDELLVSQPDTGEQALEIADMLVRSGGVDVIVIDSVAALTPKAEIEGDMGDSLPGLQARLMSQALRKLTASIARTNTMVIFINQIRMKIGVMFGNPETTTGGNALKFYASVRLDIRKTGTIKKGDEALGSETRVKVVKNKVAPPFKEASFDILYGEGISREGEIIDLGVQYKIVDKTGAWYAYEGQRLGQGKDNVREFLKQNPALAREIENRIRAAVGLPPLPAPDALPQGSTAPQDGAAAEPSDATAT from the coding sequence ATGAACGAAGAAAAACGCAAAGCGCTACAGGCGGCGCTCGCGCAGATCGAACGGCAGTACGGCAAAGGGGCGGTGATGAGCCTGGGGCAAGACCGCGTCGAACGCAACATCGAAGCGATCTCCACCGGCTCGTTGGGGCTCGACATCGCGCTCGGTATCGGCGGCTTGCCGCGCGGTCGTGTGATCGAGATCTACGGCCCCGAATCCTCGGGCAAGACCACCTTGACGTTGCACGTGATCGCCGAAGCGCAAAAACTGGGCGGCGTAGCGGCGTTCATCGACGCCGAACACGCGCTTGACGTGCAGTATGCGAAAAAACTGGGCGTTCAAATCGACGAACTGTTGGTTTCGCAGCCCGACACGGGTGAGCAAGCGCTCGAGATCGCCGACATGTTGGTCCGCTCCGGCGGCGTCGATGTGATCGTGATCGACTCGGTCGCGGCGCTCACCCCGAAAGCGGAGATCGAGGGTGACATGGGCGACTCTCTACCCGGGTTGCAGGCGCGCCTCATGAGCCAGGCGCTGCGCAAACTCACCGCGAGCATCGCCCGCACCAATACGATGGTGATCTTCATCAACCAGATCCGGATGAAGATCGGCGTGATGTTCGGCAACCCCGAAACCACCACCGGTGGCAACGCGCTCAAATTCTACGCGAGCGTGCGCCTGGACATCCGCAAAACCGGCACGATCAAAAAGGGCGACGAAGCGCTGGGGTCGGAGACCCGCGTCAAAGTGGTGAAGAACAAAGTGGCTCCGCCCTTCAAAGAGGCGAGTTTCGACATCCTCTATGGCGAAGGGATTTCGCGCGAAGGGGAGATCATCGACCTCGGCGTGCAATACAAAATCGTCGACAAAACCGGCGCGTGGTATGCATACGAAGGACAGCGGCTAGGGCAAGGCAAAGACAACGTCCGCGAATTCCTGAAACAAAACCCGGCGCTGGCGCGGGAGATCGAAAACCGCATCCGCGCCGCGGTCGGGCTGCCCCCGTTGCCTGCGCCAGACGCTCTGCCACAAGGGAGCACGGCTCCCCAGGATGGTGCAGCAGCCGAACCCAGTGATGCGACGGCGACCTGA
- a CDS encoding ABC transporter substrate-binding protein — protein sequence MFRVSRRAFLRHSTALALVPLITSCAPTPPLKVATWSFPACDLLRWRVADNAAIRWIPTAGDAETTFLLRFHRADVALLTLDLALREAALGTPLTVIGLLDVSHGADMVLVREGFTTPERFASARIAVAHTGLGAITYALARQALGLPLSWENTVAIPVSDQVAAWQAGQIDAAVTFEPFASQLRALGAVPLIDSSRLPPLILDVIVARSDVLDSAAASLKILISEWFSALNAWRHHPDETAQALAPYLGVAPDAVPALFSGIRLLDCAANQEKLRTGLRTEQAALWSILTAAGFPLPPEQPPLPTSVAVLPPCTESPR from the coding sequence TTGTTCAGAGTTTCACGCCGTGCGTTCCTACGTCACAGCACCGCCCTGGCGCTCGTGCCGCTCATTACCAGTTGCGCGCCCACGCCACCGTTGAAAGTGGCAACATGGTCTTTTCCTGCTTGCGACCTGTTGCGCTGGCGCGTCGCAGACAATGCTGCGATCCGCTGGATCCCGACCGCAGGCGACGCGGAAACCACGTTCCTCCTCCGCTTTCACCGCGCTGATGTGGCGCTGCTTACGCTCGACCTGGCGCTGCGCGAAGCGGCACTCGGCACCCCGCTCACGGTGATCGGGTTGCTCGACGTCTCCCACGGCGCCGACATGGTGCTCGTCCGGGAAGGATTCACCACGCCGGAGCGCTTCGCCTCGGCACGCATTGCAGTGGCGCACACCGGTTTGGGCGCCATCACCTACGCATTGGCGCGTCAGGCGCTGGGCCTACCGCTTTCGTGGGAGAATACGGTGGCGATTCCGGTATCCGATCAGGTTGCCGCGTGGCAAGCAGGGCAGATCGACGCCGCGGTCACCTTCGAACCGTTCGCGAGCCAACTCCGCGCGTTGGGCGCCGTCCCGCTCATCGATTCGAGCCGCCTGCCGCCGCTGATTCTCGACGTAATCGTGGCGCGCAGTGACGTACTCGATTCTGCCGCGGCATCACTCAAGATATTGATTTCTGAGTGGTTTTCGGCGCTGAACGCCTGGCGCCACCATCCCGACGAAACCGCGCAGGCGCTCGCTCCCTACCTGGGGGTTGCCCCCGACGCCGTTCCTGCCCTCTTTTCTGGAATCCGTCTGCTCGATTGCGCCGCGAACCAAGAAAAGCTCCGCACCGGTTTGCGCACCGAGCAAGCCGCCTTGTGGTCGATCTTGACCGCGGCCGGGTTCCCACTCCCGCCGGAACAACCGCCACTGCCCACCTCTGTTGCGGTGCTTCCCCCCTGTACCGAAAGCCCCAGATGA
- a CDS encoding multidrug efflux RND transporter permease subunit — MARFFVDRPVFAAVIALLITLAGALALVNLPVAQYPAVAPPQVAFTVTYPGASAKTVEDNVLKVLEQEMNGIEGLLYMESSAELGRGTLTLTFETGTDPELASVEAQNRYRRVEARLPDEVKARGVTVTKPQRNWLMIVAVNAPQGGYSAVDLGSIVAAQVLDPIRRVPGVGEAVLFGTEYAMRIWLDPDRLRAFGLTPLAVANAIRAQNVDLALGEIGQLPAVPGQQINAILTAQGKLTTPQAFRQIIVRAEPNGAQVRLGDVAEVELGADSYDVVARLNQAPNAAIGIRTAPGANALEVANAVKARMRELEPFLPPGVQWEVPYDTSRFVEISIREVVKTLVEAVVLVFLVMWLFLGNLRATLIPMVTVPVALAGAVAVLWLLGYSINVLTLFAMVLAIGILVDDAIIVVENVERHLVEEGLSPREATVVAMREISGAVIGVSAALIAVFAPLLFFGGSVGVIYRQFAVTLIATMVFSAFLALSLAPALAAAFLRAPKRHQPRVFDRFFFWLRDRFGAATAAIVVRPVRWLLLYGAIVAAAGWLFVKLPTAFLPDEDQGYIIAVVQLPAGATRERTEAVLSEVERFYLAQPEVARVVGVLGFSFFGRGQNTAIAFVPLKHWDERPEASQSAQALVARTYRELAPRLPDALIVAVNPPPIPELGAVGGFDFRLLDRTGTERAGLLDARNRLLAAAAQDPRLFGVRPEGQEPAPAVRLAIDRERAAVYGIDQQTLNETLAMTLGTAYLGDFLMDGRVRRVQMSAAPSWRAAPETVLQLPIMGRQGQVTTLAAIASAQWETAPPRLDRFNGVPSVKIGGQAAPGVSSGEAMAAIAALARAVLPAGYDFAWATTSYEEQLAGAQAPLLFVVAVVVVYLALAALYESWRTPAAILLVVPFGVLGAASAALWRGLPNDVFFKVGLIVMIGLSAKNAILIAEFARQREAQGQSRLAAVVEAARLRLRPILMTSLTFILAAVPLALSSGAGAASRHAVGTGVVGGMVAATFLAIFWAPLFYRLVASRPASQVVANSAAGAGRP, encoded by the coding sequence ATGGCGCGCTTTTTCGTCGACCGGCCCGTCTTCGCAGCGGTCATCGCGCTCTTGATCACGCTTGCCGGGGCATTGGCGCTCGTCAATTTGCCGGTGGCGCAATACCCGGCGGTGGCGCCGCCGCAGGTGGCGTTTACCGTGACCTACCCGGGGGCGTCCGCCAAGACCGTCGAAGACAACGTCCTCAAGGTGCTCGAACAGGAGATGAACGGGATCGAAGGGCTCCTCTACATGGAGTCGAGCGCCGAACTGGGGCGCGGGACGCTCACCCTCACCTTCGAAACCGGTACCGACCCGGAATTGGCGAGTGTCGAAGCGCAGAACCGCTACCGTCGGGTCGAGGCGCGGTTGCCCGACGAGGTGAAGGCGCGGGGGGTAACCGTGACCAAACCGCAGCGCAACTGGTTGATGATCGTCGCGGTGAATGCGCCGCAAGGCGGCTATTCGGCCGTCGACCTCGGTTCGATCGTCGCCGCGCAGGTCCTCGACCCGATCCGACGTGTTCCTGGGGTTGGAGAAGCGGTGCTCTTCGGGACCGAATACGCGATGCGGATCTGGCTCGACCCCGACCGGCTCCGTGCGTTCGGGTTGACGCCCTTAGCGGTGGCGAACGCGATCCGCGCGCAGAACGTCGATTTGGCGTTGGGCGAAATCGGCCAACTGCCTGCGGTGCCGGGGCAGCAGATCAACGCGATCCTCACCGCGCAAGGGAAACTGACCACGCCGCAGGCGTTTCGGCAGATCATCGTCCGCGCCGAACCGAACGGTGCGCAGGTTCGGTTGGGTGATGTCGCAGAGGTCGAGCTCGGCGCCGACAGTTACGACGTGGTGGCGCGGCTCAATCAGGCGCCGAACGCCGCGATCGGGATCCGCACCGCGCCGGGTGCCAATGCGCTGGAGGTGGCGAACGCGGTGAAAGCGCGGATGCGCGAACTCGAACCCTTCTTGCCCCCCGGCGTCCAGTGGGAGGTGCCGTACGACACCAGCCGCTTCGTCGAGATCTCGATCCGTGAGGTGGTGAAGACGCTCGTCGAGGCGGTGGTGCTGGTGTTCCTGGTGATGTGGCTCTTTTTGGGTAACCTGCGCGCGACCTTGATCCCGATGGTGACGGTACCGGTGGCGCTCGCGGGCGCTGTGGCGGTGCTGTGGCTCCTTGGCTATTCGATCAACGTGCTCACCCTTTTTGCGATGGTGCTCGCGATCGGGATCTTGGTCGACGATGCGATCATCGTGGTGGAAAACGTCGAACGCCATCTGGTCGAAGAGGGGTTGTCGCCGCGCGAAGCGACGGTGGTGGCGATGCGTGAGATCTCCGGCGCGGTGATCGGCGTTTCCGCAGCGCTCATTGCGGTGTTCGCGCCGCTCCTCTTTTTCGGGGGGTCGGTGGGGGTGATCTACCGCCAGTTTGCGGTCACTCTGATCGCGACGATGGTCTTTTCGGCGTTTCTGGCGTTGTCGCTCGCCCCGGCCCTTGCCGCGGCGTTCCTTCGTGCGCCGAAGCGCCACCAACCGCGCGTGTTCGACCGCTTTTTCTTCTGGTTGCGGGATCGCTTCGGCGCCGCGACTGCTGCGATCGTGGTGCGCCCCGTGCGTTGGCTGCTGCTCTATGGGGCGATCGTTGCCGCTGCGGGGTGGCTCTTCGTGAAGTTGCCGACGGCGTTCCTGCCCGACGAAGACCAAGGGTATATCATCGCGGTGGTCCAATTGCCCGCTGGCGCCACGCGCGAACGCACCGAAGCGGTGTTGAGCGAAGTCGAACGCTTTTACCTGGCGCAGCCCGAGGTGGCGCGGGTGGTCGGGGTGCTCGGCTTCTCTTTCTTCGGGCGCGGGCAAAATACCGCGATTGCGTTCGTGCCGCTCAAACATTGGGACGAACGGCCCGAGGCGAGCCAGAGCGCGCAGGCGCTCGTTGCCCGTACCTACCGCGAACTGGCGCCGCGGCTACCCGACGCGCTCATTGTTGCCGTCAACCCGCCACCCATTCCCGAACTCGGTGCGGTGGGCGGTTTCGATTTCCGGTTGTTGGACCGCACCGGCACGGAGCGCGCCGGTCTGTTGGACGCGCGCAACCGGCTGCTTGCCGCGGCAGCGCAAGACCCGCGGCTCTTCGGCGTGCGCCCGGAAGGGCAGGAACCGGCGCCTGCGGTGCGTTTGGCGATCGATCGCGAGCGGGCGGCGGTCTACGGGATCGACCAACAGACGCTCAACGAGACGTTGGCGATGACGCTCGGCACCGCGTACCTGGGGGACTTTCTCATGGACGGGCGTGTGCGGCGGGTGCAGATGAGCGCCGCGCCATCGTGGCGCGCAGCGCCCGAAACGGTGTTGCAGCTCCCGATCATGGGGCGGCAAGGGCAGGTGACGACGCTGGCGGCGATCGCCTCGGCGCAGTGGGAAACCGCTCCGCCGCGGCTCGATCGGTTCAACGGAGTGCCGTCGGTGAAGATCGGCGGGCAGGCAGCCCCCGGCGTCTCTTCGGGCGAGGCGATGGCGGCGATCGCTGCATTGGCGCGCGCGGTGTTGCCCGCTGGCTACGACTTTGCCTGGGCGACCACCTCATACGAAGAGCAGTTGGCCGGTGCGCAAGCGCCGCTCCTTTTCGTCGTCGCGGTGGTGGTGGTCTATCTGGCGCTTGCGGCGCTTTATGAGAGTTGGCGCACGCCTGCGGCGATCCTTCTCGTGGTGCCGTTTGGCGTGTTGGGCGCCGCCAGCGCGGCGTTGTGGCGGGGGCTTCCTAACGACGTCTTTTTCAAGGTGGGCTTGATCGTGATGATCGGTCTATCGGCGAAGAACGCGATCCTGATCGCCGAATTCGCGCGCCAGCGCGAAGCGCAAGGGCAGTCGCGGCTTGCTGCGGTGGTCGAGGCGGCGCGGTTGCGGCTGCGGCCGATTCTGATGACGTCGCTTACCTTCATCCTTGCGGCGGTGCCACTTGCGCTCTCCAGCGGTGCGGGGGCTGCGAGCCGCCACGCGGTCGGCACCGGTGTGGTTGGGGGGATGGTTGCCGCAACCTTTTTGGCGATCTTCTGGGCGCCGCTCTTTTACCGCTTGGTCGCGTCGCGCCCGGCAAGCCAGGTTGTGGCGAATTCGGCAGCCGGAGCAGGGCGGCCGTAA
- a CDS encoding putative bifunctional diguanylate cyclase/phosphodiesterase, with product MMLEQTPPSTTTPRQRLSAQWEAALVQFVVLVVSVALWVGWVFWFAAAKAREEGEAYLLDELAQIVRLAETLWPGQHDLLRQELQRHLTHVGYRTAAILDGAGTILVAHDPRWAGHAFTRQTPQLAALWQRFRTQTAPFWIVRNGDHQLAAFARWALPPTSKPATGEGTVVLWYDLTPRTVAARNTALAEGMPLLFAFLLLFAATGVWAQRRILIPLKQLTHALAETDPSAPQAHERFAQIAALPQPREYSELAVHIARAYAQIAAQHSELRLLARALETSPAAIVITDAQANLLWCNPAFTHTTGYSLDEVRGKNVRFLKSGRTADGVFRSLWETLARGETWQGELINRRKNGETYIAAAVITPVRDDTGTTTHYIAIEFDATREKALAERIAFAESHDLLTELLNRSAFTESVAHQLKRCHQSPEREAGLLVAIDLKGFRRFNDRYGSAAGDALLKAAARALTRCTHQLFDQESVVARLGADEFALLIPLMRPRATAPTSDWAETAATARLAQLRACLPNELVLPEPRAPNWPNQTPVVWRLGAVCLTAAFTSASDAIAAASLALARAKRDDLPFAWYDAQDAQQFMRQMAILEALQRALTTPDAPGLALVWQPQLKNGVTLAGAEALVRFHHPELGPISPAEFIPLAEQSDLIVTLGNWVLREATRQAAAWQRERGFAGTISVNLSPRQLVSGDFPPQLAAALAESGWPGSRLTLEITENILISAPEQAIAQMRTLTREYAVQWAIDDFGTGYSSLAYLNDLPVHELKIDQRFIRRLGEHPEGLRLVRAIISIAETFELRVVAEGVEDDACAAALAPFPSLLHQGWRYGRPAPAAEFATTWLAGRDATKR from the coding sequence ATGATGCTCGAACAGACCCCCCCTTCCACCACGACACCGCGGCAACGCCTGAGCGCCCAATGGGAAGCAGCGCTCGTGCAGTTCGTGGTGTTGGTGGTCAGCGTCGCCCTCTGGGTGGGCTGGGTATTCTGGTTTGCTGCTGCAAAGGCTCGAGAAGAAGGCGAAGCGTACCTGCTCGACGAGTTGGCGCAAATCGTTCGTTTGGCGGAAACCCTCTGGCCAGGACAACACGATCTGCTCCGCCAGGAGCTGCAACGGCACTTGACGCACGTCGGATACCGAACGGCAGCGATTCTCGATGGTGCGGGAACGATTCTCGTTGCCCATGATCCCCGCTGGGCGGGCCATGCCTTCACCCGGCAAACCCCTCAGCTTGCCGCATTGTGGCAACGGTTTCGCACCCAAACCGCGCCTTTCTGGATCGTCCGTAACGGCGATCACCAGTTGGCTGCGTTCGCCCGTTGGGCATTACCGCCTACCAGTAAACCAGCAACGGGAGAGGGCACCGTCGTGTTGTGGTACGACCTCACGCCCCGCACGGTTGCCGCACGCAACACCGCCCTAGCGGAAGGGATGCCGCTCCTGTTCGCGTTCTTACTCCTTTTCGCCGCCACCGGCGTTTGGGCGCAGCGCCGGATCCTTATCCCACTCAAGCAGCTCACGCACGCGCTTGCCGAAACCGACCCTTCAGCGCCCCAAGCGCACGAACGGTTCGCTCAGATCGCCGCGCTACCCCAACCCCGCGAATATAGCGAACTGGCAGTGCATATCGCGCGTGCCTATGCCCAAATTGCCGCACAGCACAGCGAGCTTCGCTTGCTTGCCCGTGCCCTCGAAACCAGCCCAGCCGCGATTGTCATTACGGACGCCCAAGCAAATCTGCTGTGGTGTAACCCGGCGTTCACCCATACCACCGGATATTCCCTCGACGAGGTACGCGGGAAGAACGTGCGTTTCCTCAAGTCGGGGCGAACCGCCGATGGGGTCTTCCGCTCGCTATGGGAAACGCTCGCGCGTGGCGAAACCTGGCAAGGTGAATTGATCAACCGCCGCAAGAACGGCGAAACCTACATCGCAGCGGCGGTGATCACACCGGTGCGCGACGACACCGGCACAACCACCCACTATATCGCGATCGAATTCGATGCCACGCGCGAAAAGGCCCTGGCCGAACGGATCGCTTTCGCCGAATCGCACGATCTGCTGACCGAACTGCTGAACCGCAGCGCGTTTACCGAATCGGTCGCGCACCAACTCAAACGGTGCCACCAATCGCCCGAAAGGGAGGCGGGTTTGTTGGTCGCGATCGACCTCAAAGGGTTTCGCCGCTTCAACGACCGCTACGGCAGCGCGGCGGGCGATGCGCTGCTCAAAGCGGCGGCACGCGCCCTCACTCGATGCACCCACCAACTTTTCGACCAGGAATCTGTGGTCGCGCGGTTGGGCGCAGACGAGTTCGCACTCCTCATTCCGCTCATGCGACCGCGCGCGACCGCGCCCACCTCCGATTGGGCCGAAACCGCCGCGACCGCACGGTTGGCGCAACTGCGGGCGTGCCTTCCCAACGAACTGGTGCTGCCCGAGCCACGCGCGCCCAACTGGCCCAACCAAACCCCGGTGGTGTGGCGTTTAGGTGCCGTGTGTCTCACTGCAGCATTCACCAGCGCGAGCGACGCGATCGCCGCGGCGTCGTTGGCGCTCGCGCGCGCAAAGCGCGACGATCTGCCCTTTGCCTGGTACGACGCCCAAGACGCGCAACAGTTCATGCGCCAGATGGCGATTTTGGAGGCGCTGCAACGTGCGCTCACGACCCCCGACGCGCCCGGTCTCGCGCTGGTCTGGCAACCGCAACTCAAAAACGGCGTCACGCTGGCAGGGGCAGAAGCGCTCGTCCGTTTCCACCACCCCGAACTGGGGCCGATTTCGCCCGCCGAGTTCATTCCGCTGGCGGAGCAGAGCGACCTCATCGTCACCTTGGGCAACTGGGTATTGCGGGAAGCCACGCGGCAAGCCGCAGCGTGGCAGCGCGAGCGCGGTTTTGCCGGAACGATCTCGGTCAATCTCTCGCCACGTCAGCTCGTCTCAGGCGATTTCCCGCCGCAGTTGGCTGCGGCGCTTGCCGAAAGCGGATGGCCGGGCAGCCGCTTGACGCTCGAAATCACCGAAAACATCTTGATCAGCGCGCCGGAACAGGCCATCGCGCAGATGCGCACCCTCACCCGCGAATACGCGGTGCAATGGGCGATCGACGACTTCGGTACCGGCTATTCGTCGCTTGCCTACCTCAACGATCTCCCGGTGCATGAACTCAAGATCGACCAGCGCTTCATCCGCCGCTTGGGCGAACACCCCGAAGGACTCCGGCTCGTGCGCGCGATCATCTCGATTGCCGAAACCTTTGAGCTGCGCGTCGTCGCCGAAGGGGTCGAGGACGACGCCTGTGCCGCGGCGCTCGCCCCGTTCCCCTCGCTTCTGCATCAAGGGTGGCGTTACGGCCGCCCTGCTCCGGCTGCCGAATTCGCCACAACCTGGCTTGCCGGGCGCGACGCGACCAAGCGGTAA